A segment of the Corylus avellana chromosome ca2, CavTom2PMs-1.0 genome:
AATCCGGCGTGCGAGCATTGGTATGTTAGTCAACCCCAAACTCAGTAAAACGTGCACCATAAGAGAGCCGCCCActattttcttatcattttgCTAGCCatacaaaaagtatatataattatataattatatatttatataaaaaatatatatatgtgtgtaagTGATTGGTGAGGAATTAAAGAACGGTATGTTTCGGGTAGGTGTACGTGCTTTTTCCTCGAAATGTTCATCAAAGGTaggaaaaatcatttttatttgtcGCGATGGCTGGTGATATGGTTAAAGAAACTAAGAGCGTCCACACAatgaattttttaacattttctttaaccttactttttatttttcttttcttttttgtctattttaatGAATCGCTATGGAAAAACACTCTACTTCTATTCTTCTTTGTGtggaaatatataatatattaagagaaagaaaaagagcgGAAACAAAGAGAGAAGGAGACAGATGATGACCATTAGGACTACATCTTTATATAAGTCTTGAATATTAAAGTATGATAAGATTGTATTACAATGAATAATATTTATAAAGGGATTAAGGAGCGGTGAACAAGAAAACCCAAACCtaaataagaaagagaataatgatagtctttatttatttttggagaaTAGGTCtcacaaaatgaaaaattagggGGAGATGATGAgagaaaattttagtttcttaTAATGTTAGAGAAGATagaaatctataaattaaataggatataaaagatgaatattaattgatcttttatatatatgaagtatcacagttttaaatgattaatgataaaaatcattctccatTACATCTTTCACCCATCTCCATCCTtatagtgaattgatgaatTCATCATGTGTCCACAAATTTAacggtggattcattgaatttgCAAAAGGGTTAACTACTTTTTTAATACCTCGGtttacactttttattttttttccccctatgTTTACAAAACAGCAAAATCTGATACCTGACCTATGGGAAATAGCAAAATCGATACCTCCTTTTTTTCATCAGTCTAAATTGACGAAAATCCACGTCATCGACACGTGTCACTCGGTAAGCCCGACATCTGTCCTCGTTACACGTTGGACATGATTTCTCCTCACCTTCTGGCCACATCATCCATTCTCCTTCCTCATCTTCTTCAAACCCGACCTCCCTACCCATTTACCCCTAAAATCGCATGAACCCTAGAATAATCCACAGTCAGTTTGTTTGCTACAACCCGAATTGAGCTTAAATCAGACTAGTGTCGCGATATTACTGGATATGACGTGGATTTCCGTCAATTTAGACTGACGGAAAAAATAGAGGTATCGATTTTACTATTTTCCATAAGTCAGGTATCagattttgttgttttgcaaacatagggggaaaaaaataaaaaaagtgtaaaCCGAGGTACTAATAAAATAGTTAACCCTTTGCAAAAAGAAATAGTTGAGAGAATGATATGTAATATAtctaaaagataagaaaaatatgatgGTAAGTAAAATTAAGgtaccattttttaaaatttgaaaataatgtcTCTTTAGAGCGCCCAATGTGAATGGTCTAATAGTTCATGCATCCGAATTTCCGAGTATGAATTTAACAAagagtcaatatatatatatacatccaaCATAAAAAGAAAGTCTTGAAATGTTATATTTGATTTGATGTTATTTTGAAATCAAACATCATAGTTTCTACGCGTACCAAATTTATTAAAAGTAGCATATGCAAGATGTTGATATTTATCCGTATGTAGGGAAAAAAGTCAACCCCCTTCACAATTGTGTGTAAAGAGTAGgaaaattattaattagttCGTTTAAGAGTAATTACCACCAATGATAATCATAGGATTTTAGGTGTGCTTGGTCACACATGTGTAATCAAGTTTATTATCCAAGTTAATTAGATGTAAGtacaagtaaatttaattatttagtggcTCGCATGATAAGTTTCACCGAACtgttaatttataagaaatttataataaaatttgtaaatatctagtttaaaattatttgaaaatattttcaagattCTTCAAAAACAATTATGAAATTACCGGGTTCTTGAGTCGTCGTCTAAATTGAAATCCCAACGTGCCACATAAGTCTATAACAAGACTACAATGGGTGCATATTTTAATGGGAAGATGATCACCAAATGGAATATTGGTGACAGACTTTGATAAATATGTAATGTTATTGaaacatatttttctcttttctttttaaatggtAATTTTGTGATTCATCTCTATGAAGTAAACCCTGACTTCTCCGCAAAAACCGGATATTAATTGAATGAGAACTCGAACAATCAATCTTATAATATTAATCTAACGACGGACCATTCAAGCTAAGCGCTCGCGGGCGGTAAGCATAATTTACTCATGTTTATTGCGTGGATTGAGATGCTCAATGAGAAAATGATTACAGAGAAAATCAGACCTCTAaacttgtaattaataggtTGCTTTTTCCTGCCGTCCTACCTTAGACTATAATTTAACAGTAATTATTAATGTATAGATATAGGTGATCTGTGTCGTCGGTTACTACCCCTTCTAATCCTTTTAGTCCATACCTAACACCATCTCTCTCCCCgccaatttattaaattagggttttgtttcCTCTCAAAATTGACTTCTACaacttgatttgatttgatttttttttttcagcattcACTCAAAAGAGAGGTCCAAAAATTCCAAAGGGTGACGTGTCATTAATCATTGGCTTTGTGGACTCGTGGAATGTCACCAAATTAGTCTTCGCTGTGGTGGAGTTGACATGATAATTGACTTGCGTTGATGAAAACATTCTTTTAGTCATCACTGACCCCACGTTTCTGAACCCTAAAAATTCTTAGAAGATAGGTTTAAGACATTGATTGAAATATGGGTCACTCCATGTCTCATGTCCTTCACACGTATCTTTCAATATTCTTTAATTCTCGATCGATCTTGCTGACTGTAATTAGAAGACTCTTggattttctttaatttgtctTATATTAACCCACTTGaaatctttgtttcttttgattCATTCTCTATATTTAGAGCTCTACCATCTTGTTTAATTGTGGTAATTGGTATTTTGGGCTTCGactttttgattttgttatttgtttcatCTTGCTTATAATGAATCCCATTGTGAGAGTATGGGACGGTGAACAGAGAACACCTGTCCAATTAACAAGTAAAATCCACTCAACTCTACTTAATAATAAACTAGCTAGCTCACCCCTAAtccttgcaaaaaaaaattaattaatatgtccCAAATTAAAGTCTAATCCCAACATCCTTAGACTGTGGCTTGTTTTAAGAACCATGAGAGTGTGCCTGCTTGAGTGTCGTACTAATTAACCAATAAACGTGTCGCACATTGGTTTTTACTACAGTTTGTAATGTTGGACTTCGATCTATTAGGGAACCAACATTTTCACATGCGCCATTATATATGTATTGATGTCAAATTCTAATTTAActaagatatatataatatatgtaggTCCTCCCTAGCTAGGTGGCTAGGTGACGGGTCCTATTGCATGACATTGTTATTACATCATAGAAGAACAATTTTTCAGATGggtcaatttaattttaattgatcAAAGGACTTTGAAAAGCCATGGACTTGAGGGAAGTTAAATAAGTTAGTATTTGTTCTAGCTTTCATGATGGTAAAATTGAGGTGAGAGATGGGCTGGACCTACTCTTTCTACCTCGTTTCTACGCTGTCATTATTGCTGAGGAAAGAATTAACCCCCTCTTCCCTTATCTAAGATTCACTTTCCTGAAGTCAAATTCTAGGAAAGAGTACTAAACAAAATGTACTTTtaccaccctttttttttttttaagcaaaaaagttGAAGGGGGAAACCAATTATAGCTATTCTATCTTAGCATAACCATAGTAGCACCAACCTGTGGGGCACTGCTCAGGAAGGACCTAGATGGCTAAAATCATAGGCGCATCCTCAAAACCAGCCGAACCATAGCTTAATTGCCAGTCCTACTAAGGCATCAATGAGAACCAAGATGGTTTATACTAATCAGGCATGGAGATTCACCATTGCGGAGATTCGAATTCACACCCTAGTACTTACCTAACCACTTGAAAATTTccttgggccattgaaccaccacccttgatggtTTACCACAATATCTTAGTGACCATGTGAGGTATGTCACTGAGGCTAGGGGCGACAATTCGTATTTGCATGTCCAACTCCTATCAGTTAACCTTAacttgacttatttaattaaacgggtcaaagtTTAAACCCCTCAATATTAATctattaatttcatattaggTTCATGagcatgtaaaaaattgtcagtcctAAGAGTTCAGGTATTACCGAAGcataagtataagattatataggtcaaacCTCTCAATCCTAACTCACTAATTTCATTTATAGTTTGcgaatcatgtcaaaaattgacaacccTTACTGAAACCTCCCAGATGAGGTTTTTCTTAATAATCCCATTCAACTTTTGTGACTTCTACCCTCCACGCCAACTTCATTGGGATACGCATGCATCATGCACTTGCTTTGGTGAAGAAGTTGGGATGGGTAAGTAACTTGCCCTagatgataatacaaacaaacacaaaacaaataatgcAACAGCTTTTGTATTATATATCCTAGTTCGGAGACAATTAACAATGGCAAACACGATTAGATAATCCTGTCACATACGATATACCTGTTTAAGTCAAACAATATATATGCCAGACAACCCTAATGATCCTATAAGGTCAATATTGCTTTCGTCCAAGAAATACTACATTCCAAAAGTCCATCAAAGGAAGGTTAAACTGCTCCTGCAAAAGTTTAGTTGCTAATAATTAAATCTgatcaagcttttttttttctttgtttttgtgtaaACTAATTTATTAAGTTTATTTAATTCCCCTTATTATAGGAAATTTCCAAACATTATATGTGAAGGAAATAGATGTGCGAAAGGAGACACCACACATATGTACAAGGGTTGTTGGCTTTTGTTCCTGTGCTGTAGCGTTTTCTTCTGTATTCTCTGCATATCCTGTGTAATAAACTTGTGTTTTTTGTTGAACtatgataaaatattaaagattTGGTCAAATTATTATAATAGAATAAGAGATTcgccttttatttttttaatatggcaAGAACCCTACTTTTCTCATAAGAGACTAATTAAAATCTCGTTGACATAAGTAGTTTGgcttttttcttgattttgttgaatttgaTTTGATAGTTTATTGGTGACGTAAGATGAACCTAATAATCTTGTAAGTAGTGATCAATACGAAGAACTAATTAACCAGCAATATTTGTCAATACATTAAGCTCTCATAGTCTTGATAACTTAGACTTACTTCTTTCACGAAGATTCGAGGAATTTTCCGTGTGTTCAAAGTAAATCAAGGAGAAGAAAATAGGGGTCAAGGGTGATGTTGACTATTtgacaattaattattattttttctttgtgtaggtaatattctaaaaattaagcttataaaaaatattgaatttaatcatttaattaatatttcaacatTTGTCCTCACGTGTAAGTTCAAACTCTTTCATTCAATAAGTAAGGTTTAACGCTTAGAATACTTAACTGAAATGAGGATAAACTGTACATGGAGTACTTAGAACTTTTAATTActctgatattatgttaaatcacacTTATCACAAAAGCTCAAGCTTAGGAAATAgtgaattcatttatttaattaatattttaacaccctTTCTTGCATATTTCCTCAATAAGTAAGACTTAAAacgtagaatatttaaataaGTTGAGGAGTACTTCAAGAACAATATGTTAAACCATATTTAtcataaaagcttaagctaaaaaaaaacgaatttaattatttaattaatactttaagtCTCTAACAACATGAATCACtccaaaaacaaatcaaatgtATCCACAATTCATAAACTTAACCCAATTGAGCCCAACTCGAATTGGACCACAAGCATGGACTCCAACCTGCCTCACTCAAGCCCTTCAAACAAGCAGAAACACACctacaaaaaaatgaaaccctTGGCCCATTGGGCAACCAAATGTTAACCCTTTCAAAATGGGCTGCTCACAAAACGATGCCGTTTTCGATCAATAAAAATCTCCTCCCTTCTAATCACCTCCTTATCCCCCCCACACAGCTATCTTTTATTTCCCATTTCTCTCGATCCTCCAATGGCAATGTTTAGTCTTTCTCTCGTCTCTAAACCCCTAACCCCTATTTCTCTCCCCAAACCCTACGCACCCACTCTCGTTCTCACTCCGACAACTTGTCTCCGCTTCGACTACAGTAGCCCGCACTTGAACCCCGCTGCCTCCAAATCTCGGCCGTTTGTTCGAGCAGCAGCCGTTGATGGGGATTACTCGGCCAAGAGAAGCAGTGGTAGTAGCAGTGGCGAGCCCAGGGAGACCATCATGCTACCGGGTTGCGACTACAACCACTGGCTGATCGTGATGGAGTTCCCCAAGGACCCTGCTCCCACAAGGGAGCAGATGATTGACACTTACCTCAACACTCTCGCCACTGTACTGGGCAGGTCtgttcgcttttttttttttgtttattttgtgtttctgcgtttggttgctgagaaaatggaTTTTTATGAGTTGGGTTGAGGCTAGGTTCGGATTTTTTGGTGGGAACAGATTGGTGCTCTTTCAATGTGACTAAAATGTAATATATGAGAAGAAGTTACATTGAGTATGTAATTTTAGGGAGAAAGATGTACTAAAATGATGAATGATTGGATAAAGGACTGTATGTTGTTTGCAAGTGATGATTTTGAAGCTAATTTACGGTTCGGAAATGAATTTTATAGTTTATAATGTGGTGAGGCATGTTGCTCTTGGTAGCAAGTAATTGTCTTGGTAATGGATGGGTTTGGAAAATCAATTTGTGTTAGTGATTATGTGTTTCGCCTTGGTGATGCTTGGTTCAGCAGAAATAGGGCATTTGATGTTATTTGAAGGCCCCTTTGCTAATACAAGGAATCTAAGTATCCCTACATTTCCCATGGCATTAATTGGTGGATGCTATATCTTTGAGTTCCACAAGTTTAGAATTCCAAATGTAATCTAATTCTCTGCTATCCTACATAGACTTGAATTGTTTGGTTAATCGTTCTATAATTATCATAGTTGCTTTCCTAATCCTAAAATCCCATCAATTTGGGTTCTCCTTAGGAAGAAAGATATCTTAAATTGCTAACCGTACAGTGCCTCATTTAGAGAAATGCTCTAATTATGTGGTTCATTGGTTTCCCATTTCTTGTTATGACAATTATGATATTATTTTCCCTCTAGTTTAAGATTATCCCGTCATTACATTAAGATTCACAACTCTAATGGGGCTTCTGCAAATAATTATATTCTATTATTGTTGGTGATTTTGAACCTGTAGCTATATAGTTGGGATATTTTCTaccaatattttttaattaatacgGCATTTTGTTCATGTGTCAGCATGGAAGAAGCAAAGAAGAATATGTACGCTTTCAGTACCACCACCTACACTGGATTCCAGTGCACGGTTGATGAAGAAACATCTGAGAAATTCAAGGGTAGATTGCAATGTCAAGCACTTCTCTTGCTAAATTATTTGGGTTTCTTTATTTGCATTTTCATTCTAATACATCTTCAAGTGCAACGTTGTAGGATTGCCTGGGGTTCTCTGGGTATTGCCAGATTCATACATAGACGTCAAAAATAAAGACTATGGAGGTGATTGATATGCTTGATTTCTGGATTGAGAAATAGTTTGCTTTACACCTACATATCCTAATGATGCCGTGATAATTTCTATAATCTTTTACTAACTTATGCTTCTTATTCTTTAGGGGATAAGTACATCAATGGAGAGATAATTCCCTGCAAGTACCCTACTTATCAACCAAAACAACGCAGTGGATCAAAATATGAAAGTAGAAGGTACGAGAGACGAAGGGATGGCCCCCCTCCTGATAAGAGAAGACCTAGACAAGAGGCATCTACTTCAGACTCAGCCCCGGCCTCTGGTTGAGGTAGTGGGATTTTCATGCCATACTATGCCTTTCTTTCAACGATTCagtattctctctctctctctctctctctcttactgcTGAATGAGCTATCAGATTTTACTTGCTTTGTAAAAATTTTACCTGTATAGAAGTTTGTTTCAATACTTGATTTTGATGCGCTCCCCACATGTAATATAGATTATTGCACAGAATTGTATTTAGTTTTTCTTCCACTGCTAAGTTTTGAAATTCCTATCATGATTATCAGTTTGTAACTTGTTTTGTTTGATACTATTACTATTGCAGgtttttcaagtttgatcttAAAGTTCTTAGTCTGATGGGAGTTGCTCTCTATCATTCTTCAACATGTTTCTGTGAACAATACTGGCATGGATAAGTTAGCACGATCAACTGAGTAGTGTCATCTCAGGACTATGTGGGTTTGATGTATGAGTATCGTACATAAAGGGGATTTTGAATTGTTGAACCTATGGTTAATCTAGAGTTACTTCTGGGCAACTATATGTGGTTGGAATTGTTTTCATATATCAATTTTCTTGCCCTCTTCTATCTTATGATTCTTATCAGCAGCATAAGCAATCCTTTGTGAAGTATCATTAATTCTCTATTTTACAACAACGTGCATATTGGAATTGTTTGGGCCTCAACTCATCCTTTAAAAACTTAGGCCAAGACCTGCCAGCAAATTTGGTGCAGATCCATTCTTGGCTTGTACATGAAACTAAAGCATTTTGAGCATCAAAAAAATAAGATGCATCTTTTAGGTGCTATAAATGCAAGTTCAAGTGATTGTTCAAAAATCCCCGAAGAATTGAGTTGATTGCCTGAAGTCTTGAAATCCAGACTGGTTCCTTTGTTAGGGCAGTTCTGTGTCTTTATTTCACTTGAAGCTTGGATACTTGGTTGAATCTTCGAGTCCTGCTATCAGTTGAAACATGGAACTGGCCAGCTTTGGATATcctatgttaattaattaagtccaTTTTGTGGAGTACTAGGTTGGATTCCTGATTAGTCTATGGTTGTTCTGATATTTTTCATTGGGTTATGCAGAGAGAGTGAGGACTCTCTCTTGAGTTGATTTATGTATGGTAATGGGACCACAATCTCATTCCACTGGCCCTATAAGTATTTGGGATGTCGGTGACAAGCTCTTAACTCCCACATGCTTGAAAGGAAGGGGGTCAATTCGTTTTCACATCTTATGTCATTTGATGCATAattataaaactatataaggtTATTCTTAATCTGGCACATTTAACTAAATAAGTTAAATTTCTCAACTTTAATTCGTTAATTATaggttatataaaaaattgtcagtcctAAATGTCACATAACGAGTTTAAATTATGTCGAAGtatgagtataaaactatataagtcaaattttaactcgacccatttaattatataaaaaattgtcagtcctAAATGTCACATAACGAGTTTAAATTATGTCGaagtatgagtataagactatataagtcaaattttaactcaacccatttaattaaataaatcagcCTTCTTAATCATAATcggctaattttgtgttgagtttatgagtcgtgtcaaaaattattggactagttaaaaaagaaagaagaatgtcATTTCTCTATTAGGCAAAAGAGTGGTGATATTACGCACGCCAGCGTGAGTGCACAGTGCCTCACGCTGGTGTGAacagtaacaaaaaaaatattaaaaaaacattaaaatagtAACTTTTAGTTACTGTTCACACCAGCGTGAGGCATTGTGCACTCACGCTGCATGCGTAATATCATCACTCTAGGCAAAATAAgcatattctctttttattataattattattttgtttttacttgagtgaataaaaaaaagcattatGTTCTCTCCAACTAGCTTAAGTTCACTCTTTCAAATCAACACTCATTCATGTGGCatgaaaattacaattttttttttgaaagggcatgaaaattacaattaaatctTGAATAAACccctattaaatttttaatcttATGGTAATTTTCAAGTGATGTCAGAAAGTGTCACATTTCTTGCTAGGTTAGCCACCTTCTTAAGCAATACTTAAGGAAAAAGGTTAATCTTATTAACCGAAATTTATGGGATTCTCTTCCAGTCACATCTCAATCCATTGTTGGATCTAGTGCTCTCAAAAGTGAAACGTCTTCAATCAATATGACTTTGAATTGCTTGTCCACTCCTTACACAAAGGCAATGCTGTGGGCCACGACTCGTTTTATGTAACTATCTCTTGTGGTCATCACATTGCAACAAACTCTTCATAGGTAACTTTTTACtcaaccaaaaacaaattattcGAGTCACTATTTATTTACAATTAAtcctttaaatattttttatttaaaaaaaaaaattactttcttttGTGTGTAAGCTTACTTTCTTTTAATACATTAATATcataggggtaatttcactaAAGACCTTtaaactttcactcgatttgataaatttcttaaactttaaaatctttcaatttaatctcttgaactttcaattgctctcaatttgaactcgTCGGTCAAATTTAACcgttagaaataccaaaaaagaccaaaatatcattgattttcctttttttttttaaaaaaaaaaaaaaaagttttgaaattaatggtaaagtttgaattttataaaaaaaaaaaataagggtataaacgtcatttaacgtttaaaatttgacggagaggtccaaattaattgtaattgaaagttcaagagactaaattgaaatattttaaagtttaaaaaatttgtcaaatcgaataaaaattcaaaaaattttaataaagttacccaaatattatattaaattattatttataccaaaaattacatttacacgtaaaatatttaactaaaataaagtACCCGTTATACTTCCCATATCAGATAAGAATTGCATGGTTGGATTTGATGGGCAGGCAGCCACCTAAGAATTATGATGG
Coding sequences within it:
- the LOC132170950 gene encoding DAG protein, chloroplastic-like → MAMFSLSLVSKPLTPISLPKPYAPTLVLTPTTCLRFDYSSPHLNPAASKSRPFVRAAAVDGDYSAKRSSGSSSGEPRETIMLPGCDYNHWLIVMEFPKDPAPTREQMIDTYLNTLATVLGSMEEAKKNMYAFSTTTYTGFQCTVDEETSEKFKGLPGVLWVLPDSYIDVKNKDYGGDKYINGEIIPCKYPTYQPKQRSGSKYESRRYERRRDGPPPDKRRPRQEASTSDSAPASG